One part of the Candidatus Saccharimonadales bacterium genome encodes these proteins:
- a CDS encoding lasso peptide biosynthesis B2 protein, which produces MTVNMLPPDSSGSGLSLGYKVLGFLSLLLAVTSLRVLSLATLVTTLIKVKPDRAASSRQAEDYIRAIQWAGNFYFGRVACLERAVGVAILAAMVRRRVTSCIGARFRPNEFHAWTEVDGTPVMEIESADWPYQAAVRF; this is translated from the coding sequence GTGACAGTTAATATGCTGCCGCCAGATAGTTCTGGCAGTGGGCTGAGCCTTGGCTACAAAGTCCTGGGTTTTCTGAGCCTTCTTTTGGCGGTCACTTCACTTCGAGTTCTGTCCTTGGCGACGTTGGTTACCACCTTGATCAAGGTGAAGCCTGATCGTGCAGCCAGCTCAAGGCAGGCAGAGGACTACATCCGCGCTATTCAGTGGGCAGGTAATTTCTACTTCGGTAGAGTTGCCTGCCTAGAAAGAGCTGTCGGTGTCGCAATCCTCGCGGCCATGGTCCGCAGGCGGGTTACAAGTTGCATTGGTGCTCGCTTTCGACCCAACGAGTTCCATGCTTGGACTGAGGTCGACGGCACTCCGGTCATGGAGATCGAAAGTGCCGATTGGCCCTACCAAGCCGCGGTAAGGTTTTAG
- a CDS encoding peroxiredoxin, producing MKQAPNFSLKDQNGNVKTLTDFAGKWVVLYFYPKDQTPGCTAEACSFRDANESLIAKDAVVIGISKDSVESHANFIKNYKLPFTLLSDPAKSTIKAYGAWGKGFLGHVGTLRKTFIINPDGQIVHEFPKVTPATHASEILYTLEVLQAK from the coding sequence ATGAAGCAAGCTCCAAACTTTTCGCTAAAAGATCAAAACGGCAACGTCAAAACGCTGACGGATTTTGCCGGCAAATGGGTAGTTCTGTACTTTTACCCTAAAGACCAAACTCCGGGATGCACTGCCGAGGCATGTTCATTTCGTGACGCTAATGAGTCGCTAATAGCAAAAGATGCCGTTGTGATCGGCATCTCTAAAGATTCGGTCGAAAGTCACGCTAATTTTATTAAAAACTACAAGTTACCATTTACGCTTTTAAGCGACCCCGCCAAAAGCACCATTAAGGCCTACGGCGCGTGGGGCAAAGGTTTTTTAGGACATGTTGGAACGTTGCGAAAAACTTTTATTATCAACCCTGATGGTCAAATCGTGCATGAATTTCCCAAAGTCACACCCGCAACTCACGCGAGTGAAATTTTGTATACTCTAGAAGTTTTACAAGCAAAATAA
- a CDS encoding PAS domain-containing sensor histidine kinase, which yields MGTKNINPQIFKLATDNSSDHITMTDVDGTVFYANKAVEELTGFPLNEVVGKKVGSKELWGGLMPKSFYKKLWQTIKLQKKPFIGEFKNKRKDGSIFYSRAMIFPVLDDHKEVEFFVEVHSDMTKQKELDDAKTQFISLAGHQLQTPLTVIRWYVESLSHDPTLNDEQKSYLLEAEVATLKAIETTDELLYASRIELNTFAIDPVPGDVVKIMHSAVEYFKNEANKKGVYIRESHDEIPVIKVDPNILGTVYRTLVSNAITYTPPGGSVNISHSLDQAKNVICTVEDTGFGISPRYREQMFTKFFRSEEARLADPRGVGLGLFDAKRLIEEAGGKIWYTSPSESGSPKHPGTTFYVSIPLTGMRKKGLQDEKTV from the coding sequence ATTGGAACGAAAAATATTAACCCGCAAATATTTAAACTAGCAACCGATAACTCATCAGATCATATTACTATGACTGATGTTGACGGTACGGTTTTTTACGCCAATAAAGCCGTCGAGGAACTAACTGGATTCCCACTTAACGAAGTTGTCGGTAAAAAAGTTGGCTCAAAAGAACTTTGGGGCGGTCTTATGCCAAAGTCGTTTTATAAAAAGCTATGGCAGACTATAAAATTGCAAAAAAAGCCTTTTATAGGTGAGTTCAAAAACAAGCGTAAAGATGGCAGCATTTTTTACAGCCGAGCGATGATTTTTCCGGTATTAGATGACCACAAGGAGGTTGAATTTTTCGTCGAGGTGCACTCCGACATGACAAAGCAAAAAGAGCTTGACGATGCTAAGACCCAATTTATTTCGCTCGCTGGGCACCAACTTCAAACTCCACTAACAGTTATTCGTTGGTACGTCGAGAGTCTTTCACATGACCCAACGCTGAACGACGAGCAGAAAAGCTACTTACTCGAGGCCGAGGTTGCCACACTCAAGGCAATTGAGACAACCGATGAGCTACTCTATGCCTCGCGAATCGAACTCAACACTTTTGCGATCGATCCCGTACCTGGAGATGTGGTCAAAATCATGCACAGCGCCGTAGAGTATTTCAAGAATGAAGCAAACAAAAAAGGAGTTTACATACGTGAGTCACATGATGAAATACCCGTAATTAAAGTTGATCCTAATATCCTTGGAACTGTGTATCGCACATTGGTTTCTAATGCAATTACCTACACCCCGCCTGGTGGATCAGTTAATATATCACACTCGCTCGACCAAGCAAAAAACGTTATTTGCACCGTCGAAGACACAGGATTTGGAATCTCACCACGATATCGAGAACAGATGTTTACTAAATTCTTTAGATCAGAAGAAGCTAGGCTCGCCGACCCGCGTGGCGTTGGTTTAGGTTTGTTTGATGCAAAACGCCTTATAGAAGAAGCGGGCGGAAAAATTTGGTACACATCACCTTCAGAGTCTGGCTCACCTAAACATCCTGGTACAACATTTTATGTATCTATACCTCTAACTGGAATGCGCAAGAAAGGATTGCAAGATGAAAAAACAGTTTAG
- a CDS encoding metallophosphoesterase — translation MTPKETGGRYHSLYIILFIALCVALLASAVLAWYYAQDLTKSPVADSSVSNQSFTFAAAGDFDSAPAFVDVLKQIKASDANFTLGLGDLSYGNVIEREWCDKVHETLGATHAFELVFGNHDDVSGSKAGLMAACLPNRMPDMVGDYGSKYYFDYKGLARIIGITPDITLYGQTNQYDQGSEQYKWLSDRIDEAQKQQLWVVVSMHKNCLTIGVKDCEIGQDLFNMLLQKRVDIILQGHEHGYMRSKQLRVGEDCTSPTVGFKPNCLASDSNDLYNKGDGSVLVITGTGGVEPRDAQLDSPLAPYFASVHVKNANPVYGPTIFYVTPVAITAQLIDTAGNVQDSFRIER, via the coding sequence ATGACACCAAAAGAAACTGGCGGTAGATATCACTCACTCTATATTATTCTTTTTATAGCATTGTGTGTGGCTCTACTCGCCAGTGCGGTCTTGGCTTGGTATTACGCGCAGGATTTGACAAAATCACCCGTTGCCGATTCTTCGGTTAGTAACCAATCGTTTACCTTTGCGGCTGCAGGCGATTTTGATAGCGCGCCTGCTTTTGTCGACGTACTTAAGCAGATAAAAGCGAGTGACGCTAACTTCACTCTTGGTCTGGGCGACCTAAGTTATGGCAATGTTATCGAGCGAGAGTGGTGCGATAAAGTTCACGAAACACTCGGAGCTACGCATGCTTTTGAGTTGGTATTTGGTAATCATGACGATGTTTCGGGTAGTAAGGCAGGGCTTATGGCGGCATGCTTGCCTAACCGCATGCCTGATATGGTGGGCGACTACGGAAGCAAGTACTACTTTGACTATAAAGGTTTGGCGCGAATCATCGGAATTACGCCCGACATTACACTTTACGGGCAAACAAACCAATATGATCAGGGGTCAGAGCAGTATAAATGGCTGTCTGATCGTATTGACGAAGCGCAGAAGCAACAGCTTTGGGTGGTTGTTTCAATGCACAAAAACTGCCTGACGATTGGTGTTAAAGACTGCGAAATAGGCCAAGACCTATTTAATATGCTATTACAAAAACGCGTTGATATTATTTTACAGGGTCACGAACATGGTTATATGCGCAGTAAACAGCTACGCGTGGGTGAAGATTGCACTAGCCCTACCGTGGGATTCAAACCTAATTGTTTAGCGAGTGATTCAAACGACCTATACAACAAAGGTGATGGTTCAGTACTGGTAATCACCGGAACAGGAGGAGTAGAACCGCGTGACGCTCAGCTTGACAGCCCACTAGCTCCTTATTTTGCCAGTGTGCACGTTAAAAACGCCAACCCAGTATACGGTCCAACGATTTTTTATGTGACTCCCGTCGCGATAACGGCGCAGCTGATAGATACGGCCGGGAATGTTCAGGACTCATTTAGGATAGAACGCTGA
- a CDS encoding dihydrofolate reductase family protein, whose amino-acid sequence MRKIIATISLSVDGYFCGPNGEIDWFVLDKEFDDHSLEVLDTVDTFLFGRTTYEGMANYWPTQGDKYNPEVAKRMNGYAKIAVSDKPIDLSWNNSQQLQGDLIEEVTKLKQQEGANICIYGSGDIVRQLTDAGLIDEYNLLIDPVILGDGKTLFKGVKHRTALNLNEVRQFKSGVVLHNYTLQK is encoded by the coding sequence ATGCGAAAAATTATAGCAACAATATCGTTAAGCGTTGACGGTTACTTTTGTGGCCCGAATGGCGAGATCGACTGGTTTGTATTAGATAAAGAATTTGACGATCACTCACTAGAAGTTTTGGACACGGTTGATACATTTTTGTTTGGTCGTACAACTTACGAAGGTATGGCGAACTATTGGCCAACACAGGGAGATAAGTATAATCCAGAAGTTGCTAAACGAATGAATGGCTATGCGAAGATTGCGGTTTCTGACAAGCCGATCGATCTAAGCTGGAACAATTCGCAACAACTCCAGGGTGATTTAATCGAAGAAGTCACGAAATTAAAACAGCAAGAGGGCGCAAATATTTGCATTTACGGAAGCGGCGACATTGTGCGTCAGCTAACCGATGCAGGTTTAATTGATGAATACAACTTACTAATTGACCCGGTTATTCTTGGCGATGGCAAAACCTTGTTTAAAGGAGTGAAACATAGAACGGCTTTAAATCTTAACGAAGTCCGACAGTTCAAGTCTGGCGTAGTTTTGCATAATTATACATTGCAAAAGTAG
- a CDS encoding DUF998 domain-containing protein, whose amino-acid sequence MIKKHVEIYAKYAGLATVCFEWLAVILFFLIRPADFNGQNPISYFASLPETRAIFSVCLTIAAVSFWIFTRFHLPKHYAVPVRLFAASMLGYALLALVPYDPNNVASDIIHRILALFFSVTFLAGIYLVGKNNRDAQVRWVSYIAAALSGIILIMFLAFPKSPILLVLEALSAFIGQAWIVWISFHSFAKARTVQTK is encoded by the coding sequence ATGATAAAAAAACATGTTGAGATATATGCAAAATATGCCGGCCTGGCCACAGTTTGTTTTGAGTGGTTGGCAGTCATACTCTTTTTTCTAATTAGGCCAGCGGATTTTAATGGCCAAAACCCCATAAGCTACTTTGCTTCATTGCCAGAGACACGAGCAATTTTTAGTGTCTGTTTGACCATAGCTGCTGTAAGTTTTTGGATATTTACAAGATTTCATTTGCCCAAGCACTATGCTGTTCCGGTGCGACTCTTTGCCGCGTCTATGTTGGGTTACGCTTTGCTAGCACTTGTGCCATACGACCCTAACAATGTTGCTAGTGATATAATCCACAGAATCTTAGCTCTATTTTTCTCTGTGACATTCCTCGCCGGAATTTATCTTGTCGGAAAAAATAACCGCGATGCTCAGGTGCGCTGGGTGTCATACATAGCCGCGGCTTTGAGCGGAATTATACTAATAATGTTTTTAGCTTTTCCAAAAAGTCCGATTCTATTAGTACTAGAGGCACTCAGCGCTTTTATAGGGCAAGCTTGGATTGTATGGATTTCGTTTCATAGTTTTGCAAAAGCAAGAACTGTACAAACGAAGTGA
- a CDS encoding Nramp family divalent metal transporter, which yields MKPFPALTTRELPEAPRWTKAIGVGVVALGLAIGTGELILWPTLVVKFGPNILWGAFIGLTLQLFINYEVARHTLATGESFFTSSARLFKWFAPFWLVAAFFLYIWPGWASALGTILNALMGFGNPVLWAWATLILVLLMTLVGRQAYHTLEVSMKIIVPAFFILLLFVSFNNLSLNDVAQGVKGLFSIGWIPAGIDVSLFFSAIVFAGTGGMLNLCVSLWYRDKQVGMAAYSSPIKNPLTSQEQTQDVSGHTFEAKGQNLAHWKKWLSYVRGEQVIIFWLLGLITLFLLSINAYAVLAPRGIVPEGADVAIAQAAIFGETWGDVGVKAFLIMAFLMLFSVMWTIINAFTRIISDVIFVNSHVGPLQRMFSKFKNISQSKLYYLLVVLLVIIQAALVPFSQPLPYLVLTSVLGGMVMAIYVPVILVLNNRHLAQSLRPKLFSNFILVIAALTYTVFSIIVLLSLFGVM from the coding sequence ATGAAACCGTTTCCGGCACTTACAACTCGCGAGTTACCAGAGGCGCCACGATGGACTAAAGCTATAGGTGTTGGTGTTGTGGCACTGGGCTTGGCGATAGGAACAGGGGAGCTTATACTCTGGCCAACTCTTGTAGTTAAATTTGGACCGAATATTTTATGGGGCGCGTTTATTGGTCTTACTCTACAGTTATTTATAAATTATGAGGTCGCTCGTCATACGCTGGCAACTGGCGAAAGTTTTTTTACCTCGTCGGCACGTTTGTTTAAGTGGTTTGCGCCCTTTTGGCTAGTAGCTGCATTTTTTTTGTATATCTGGCCAGGGTGGGCAAGCGCGCTGGGAACAATCTTGAATGCTCTGATGGGATTTGGAAATCCTGTTCTGTGGGCTTGGGCAACTCTTATCTTGGTGCTGCTTATGACTTTGGTTGGCAGGCAAGCCTATCACACACTTGAAGTATCTATGAAAATTATTGTCCCAGCTTTTTTTATTCTTTTGCTTTTTGTTAGTTTCAATAATCTTAGCCTAAACGACGTCGCACAGGGTGTTAAAGGTTTGTTTAGTATTGGTTGGATTCCAGCCGGTATAGATGTGAGTTTGTTTTTTAGTGCAATTGTTTTTGCTGGAACTGGCGGAATGCTTAATTTGTGTGTTTCGTTGTGGTATCGCGATAAGCAGGTGGGGATGGCAGCTTATAGCTCGCCGATAAAAAATCCCCTAACCTCGCAGGAACAAACACAAGATGTTAGCGGCCACACTTTTGAGGCTAAAGGCCAAAACCTTGCCCATTGGAAAAAATGGCTAAGCTACGTTCGCGGTGAGCAAGTTATAATTTTTTGGTTGCTAGGGCTTATAACGCTTTTTTTACTTAGCATTAACGCCTATGCCGTGCTTGCGCCGAGGGGAATTGTGCCCGAAGGTGCCGATGTTGCAATTGCTCAGGCAGCAATATTTGGCGAAACCTGGGGTGACGTGGGCGTAAAAGCATTTTTGATTATGGCTTTTTTGATGTTATTTTCGGTGATGTGGACCATAATAAACGCTTTTACACGCATAATTAGCGATGTTATTTTTGTTAATTCGCATGTGGGCCCGCTCCAGCGCATGTTTAGTAAGTTCAAAAATATAAGTCAAAGCAAACTTTACTATTTGTTGGTTGTCTTGTTGGTTATTATTCAGGCGGCGCTTGTACCATTTAGCCAGCCGCTGCCTTATCTGGTGCTAACATCGGTGCTTGGCGGTATGGTGATGGCTATATATGTGCCCGTAATTTTGGTTTTAAACAATCGTCACCTTGCGCAGTCACTGCGGCCTAAACTTTTTAGCAACTTTATTTTGGTTATTGCTGCCCTAACTTATACGGTATTTTCGATCATTGTATTGTTGTCGCTATTTGGAGTGATGTAG
- a CDS encoding albusnodin/ikarugamycin family macrolactam cyclase, giving the protein MQWVAGFWPRRDAMNKPVVFPKNSHAHNMLWNVGYECTEFRRFSSGSTTVTVVGSCLATDVELNAALPAADSERWEIFAQWPGSYIAVVQRAHEAVVITDLAGAKPVFWVKTDSGWWWSTAATPLAALMRSKVNIRALLTPLMVAGVDAWGGETPYEKVMVVKPGSVLRLSHDGPKVETWYKPTVLSFAEGQHNFRAALTDSVGRRAALGDISSDLSGGIDSSLIALLASRLTVVHGATYVDPWQRNDDADYARRVAGFGGIRQILVEGDQTTTHYSDLDEAPFTDTPSADGVLFGYNRAKLQAVKAAGSRHHLTGAAGDCMLLSPYPWVAELYKHQRLQALRWARQEARRRLTSSRRFILATRRLATTSFANEAARLAGGVEVAEKTAWSSVCWLKWMESAIWLTEQGRSMLCGRLEEISYELDPPENPGANLDWQSLRATAIERTTAVEFARSIGITLHNPFFDTQVIDACLSIPGYERAPLDTFKPLATLGFMAELPEFLRQRRTKGDFAGTMLHGILFNQHWLKRMIESSALVEMGLIDRDQLRQSVQSAIYGFDTQLRGIHHLTTIEMWLRSRDLRPTVWWEML; this is encoded by the coding sequence ATGCAATGGGTTGCAGGGTTCTGGCCTCGACGAGACGCCATGAACAAACCTGTGGTTTTCCCAAAAAACTCACATGCCCACAATATGCTGTGGAATGTTGGGTACGAATGTACCGAGTTCCGTCGATTTAGCTCTGGTTCCACAACCGTCACGGTTGTAGGATCATGTCTGGCTACAGACGTCGAACTCAACGCCGCACTCCCAGCCGCCGATTCCGAGCGCTGGGAGATTTTTGCACAGTGGCCAGGTTCGTACATTGCCGTTGTGCAAAGAGCGCATGAAGCAGTAGTGATTACTGATCTTGCTGGGGCGAAACCGGTCTTCTGGGTAAAAACCGACTCTGGATGGTGGTGGTCGACAGCAGCGACACCTTTGGCGGCGTTGATGCGGTCAAAGGTTAACATTCGAGCACTTCTTACGCCTCTGATGGTGGCAGGAGTAGATGCGTGGGGCGGAGAAACGCCTTACGAGAAGGTGATGGTAGTTAAGCCGGGTTCGGTTCTTCGCCTGTCACATGACGGGCCGAAGGTCGAAACTTGGTATAAGCCAACGGTATTGTCGTTCGCCGAAGGGCAGCACAATTTCCGCGCCGCTCTCACTGATTCAGTCGGTCGGCGAGCAGCCCTAGGTGACATCTCTAGCGATTTGTCGGGAGGTATCGACTCAAGCCTTATTGCGCTGCTCGCAAGCCGCTTGACGGTTGTTCACGGAGCGACCTATGTTGATCCGTGGCAAAGAAACGATGACGCCGATTATGCTCGGCGCGTCGCAGGGTTCGGCGGAATCAGGCAAATTCTTGTCGAAGGCGACCAAACAACCACTCACTACAGCGATCTCGATGAAGCGCCATTTACGGATACACCGTCGGCCGATGGGGTCTTGTTCGGCTACAACCGAGCAAAGCTTCAAGCTGTGAAGGCGGCGGGTTCTCGACACCATCTAACCGGAGCTGCGGGTGATTGCATGCTTTTGTCTCCCTACCCATGGGTGGCGGAGCTGTATAAGCACCAGCGGCTTCAGGCTCTCCGTTGGGCGCGCCAAGAAGCTCGGCGTCGTTTGACGTCAAGTCGGCGATTCATCCTCGCAACGCGTCGACTGGCTACAACATCATTTGCCAATGAAGCCGCAAGGCTGGCAGGCGGAGTTGAGGTGGCCGAAAAGACGGCATGGTCTTCAGTCTGCTGGCTTAAGTGGATGGAGTCCGCCATCTGGCTAACCGAACAAGGTCGCTCGATGTTGTGTGGTCGTCTCGAGGAGATATCCTACGAGTTGGATCCGCCCGAGAATCCTGGCGCGAATCTCGATTGGCAAAGTCTTAGGGCTACGGCGATCGAGCGCACGACCGCGGTTGAGTTTGCGCGTTCCATTGGAATCACGCTCCACAATCCGTTTTTCGACACTCAGGTGATTGATGCTTGCCTGTCGATTCCGGGATATGAGCGTGCTCCCCTGGACACGTTTAAGCCGCTAGCAACGCTGGGCTTTATGGCAGAGTTGCCGGAGTTTTTGCGCCAGCGTCGCACTAAGGGCGACTTTGCCGGCACGATGCTTCACGGTATTCTGTTTAACCAGCACTGGCTGAAGCGCATGATCGAAAGTTCGGCTCTGGTAGAAATGGGGTTGATCGACAGAGATCAGCTACGTCAAAGTGTTCAATCTGCGATTTACGGATTTGACACTCAGCTGCGCGGGATTCACCACCTGACTACGATCGAAATGTGGTTGAGGTCCCGCGATCTGCGTCCTACTGTTTGGTGGGAGATGCTGTGA
- a CDS encoding response regulator — MKKQFSVLIIEDEEALAKALKQRFEADGFLATVALDGVEAIPLIESNSFDLIILDILMPNLDGWDVLESVRDKNKLVLVLSNLSQPEDIRRAKSLGAKDYLVKSHVSLTKVVSKAISLLNGKDDEEH, encoded by the coding sequence ATGAAAAAACAGTTTAGCGTTTTAATAATTGAAGATGAAGAGGCTCTCGCCAAAGCTTTAAAACAGCGATTTGAAGCCGACGGTTTTCTAGCGACAGTCGCTCTTGACGGCGTTGAAGCTATTCCTCTGATCGAGTCAAATAGCTTCGATCTCATTATTTTAGACATTTTAATGCCGAATTTAGATGGCTGGGACGTGCTAGAAAGTGTTCGTGATAAAAACAAGCTGGTTCTTGTGCTTTCAAATTTGAGTCAACCAGAAGACATTCGGCGAGCCAAAAGTCTGGGCGCAAAAGATTACTTGGTAAAGTCACACGTTTCACTGACAAAAGTCGTTAGTAAGGCTATCTCGCTTTTGAATGGTAAGGACGATGAAGAACATTGA
- a CDS encoding alpha/beta hydrolase yields MNHAIIVHGWKSKPESNWKPWLKKELEATGAWNVDVPAMPNPEHPAASEWTEKLMQTVGRPTTNTYLIGHSLGCITILRYLETLSENEKVGGVIMIAGFGEKFSEYKGQHDTFFDHELDWTNIREHCDKFVAIHSDNDPFIKLDQMDLFKNKLQAKGIVLHDKGHFGSEDGIFEVPFVFEELQKLLV; encoded by the coding sequence ATGAATCACGCAATTATTGTACACGGCTGGAAGAGCAAACCCGAGAGCAACTGGAAGCCTTGGCTTAAGAAAGAGCTTGAAGCCACAGGTGCATGGAATGTTGATGTTCCGGCCATGCCAAACCCGGAACATCCGGCTGCTAGTGAATGGACAGAGAAACTCATGCAAACCGTAGGCCGTCCAACTACTAATACTTACCTTATTGGCCACAGTCTTGGTTGCATTACTATTCTTCGATATCTCGAAACTCTTTCCGAAAACGAAAAGGTTGGCGGCGTTATTATGATCGCCGGATTTGGCGAAAAATTTAGCGAATACAAAGGCCAGCATGATACCTTCTTTGATCACGAGCTGGATTGGACGAATATACGAGAACACTGTGACAAATTTGTAGCGATACATTCTGATAACGATCCTTTTATAAAACTTGATCAAATGGATTTGTTTAAAAATAAGTTGCAGGCGAAAGGTATTGTACTGCACGACAAAGGGCACTTTGGCTCTGAAGATGGAATATTCGAAGTACCTTTTGTTTTTGAAGAATTGCAGAAGCTGTTAGTCTAG
- a CDS encoding alanine--tRNA ligase-related protein: MNHTKLLYLENMQQLACTAYVEKVEEKDGKTIVYLDQTVFYPQGGGQPYDTGTISSPDSTFTVEEVRFAEGLVLHIGRFEGYPFMQGEDVECAVDKDRRELNTRVHSGGHVLDMAVNELGYDWVPGKGYHFPQGAYVEYQGDLGNEAKEDVMEKLSQKIAEILSRGITTEIRFVNKEEMAKLCRHVPEYLPKDKPSRVVLYGDFGVPCGGTHVAALKDIGRETIRKIKTQAGTVRISYDVQ; the protein is encoded by the coding sequence ATGAATCACACGAAACTACTTTATTTAGAAAATATGCAACAACTTGCTTGTACGGCATACGTTGAAAAGGTTGAAGAAAAGGATGGAAAGACAATCGTCTACCTAGACCAAACGGTTTTTTACCCGCAAGGCGGCGGGCAACCCTACGATACCGGCACAATTTCAAGCCCAGATTCCACATTTACCGTTGAGGAGGTGCGCTTTGCCGAGGGACTCGTACTACACATCGGGCGTTTTGAAGGCTATCCGTTCATGCAAGGCGAAGACGTGGAGTGCGCGGTAGATAAAGATCGCCGTGAACTAAATACTCGAGTTCACTCTGGCGGACACGTTTTAGATATGGCGGTAAACGAACTCGGCTACGACTGGGTTCCGGGCAAAGGCTATCACTTTCCACAGGGTGCGTACGTTGAATACCAAGGTGACTTGGGCAACGAGGCCAAGGAAGATGTAATGGAAAAGTTATCGCAAAAGATTGCCGAAATCCTGAGCCGCGGTATTACCACTGAAATACGTTTCGTCAATAAAGAGGAAATGGCAAAACTTTGCCGACATGTGCCGGAGTATCTACCAAAAGATAAGCCGAGCCGAGTTGTGTTATATGGTGATTTTGGCGTGCCATGTGGCGGGACGCATGTTGCTGCACTAAAAGACATAGGGCGTGAGACAATCAGGAAAATAAAAACTCAGGCTGGCACGGTTCGTATTTCTTACGACGTCCAGTAA